In a genomic window of Paracoccaceae bacterium:
- a CDS encoding dihydrodipicolinate synthase family protein — MHFEGIYTPIVTPYFEDFSCNEAALAQTVEHLIDSGVHGIIVAGSTGEYYAQTEEERIWMMNRCADLINRRVPMVVGTGAIRTEDSIRLAQAAKAAGADALLIATPPYAYPTGREIALHALAIDRAANLPVLLYNYPGRMSVNMDEETLDRLGRSPNFCAIKESSGDINRVHMLARDYPHIALSCGMDDQALEFFAWGARSWVCAGSNFAPEAHIALYTACALEGDFTKGRAIMSAMLPLMSVLEQGGKFVQCIKYGLTLRGIDAGPPRKPLQPLNKDDKRQLAEVIRTMNTTISMITGKAI, encoded by the coding sequence ATGCACTTTGAGGGCATCTATACTCCCATCGTCACGCCCTATTTTGAGGATTTTTCCTGCAATGAGGCCGCTCTCGCGCAAACCGTCGAACACCTGATTGACAGCGGTGTACATGGGATCATCGTGGCTGGATCCACAGGCGAATATTACGCCCAGACAGAAGAAGAGCGTATCTGGATGATGAATCGCTGCGCTGATCTCATAAACCGTCGAGTGCCAATGGTTGTCGGCACGGGAGCCATCCGTACAGAAGACAGTATTCGTTTGGCGCAGGCAGCCAAAGCAGCCGGTGCTGACGCATTGTTGATTGCGACACCGCCCTATGCCTATCCAACGGGTCGTGAGATTGCGTTGCATGCTTTGGCCATAGATCGCGCCGCGAACCTTCCGGTGCTGCTGTACAATTATCCCGGCCGCATGTCAGTCAATATGGACGAGGAAACACTGGATCGACTTGGTCGTTCTCCCAATTTCTGCGCGATCAAGGAAAGTTCTGGTGACATCAATCGGGTTCACATGTTGGCGCGAGATTACCCTCATATCGCGCTGAGTTGTGGCATGGATGACCAGGCTCTTGAGTTTTTCGCATGGGGCGCGCGGTCTTGGGTCTGTGCAGGGTCCAATTTCGCGCCTGAAGCTCATATCGCCCTGTACACGGCCTGCGCTTTGGAGGGTGATTTCACGAAGGGTCGGGCCATCATGTCGGCCATGCTGCCTCTGATGAGCGTGCTGGAGCAGGGCGGCAAGTTCGTTCAATGCATCAAATATGGATTGACCCTGCGCGGCATTGACGCGGGCCCACCGCGCAAACCGCTGCAACCTCTCAATAAAGACGACAAACGTCAATTGGCCGAGGTCATTCGCACCATGAACACCACAATTTCAATGATCACCGGAAAGGCGATATGA
- a CDS encoding GntR family transcriptional regulator, with translation MSKHKKSFCEADLRARILTQAIPPGADLDEASLAEEYGISRTPLREVLHRLAGGGFVRLEENRGAKVESMDFGTLRVFFQTAPLIYCSIARQAAENRSARQILKLKDIQLEFSKAAKNGDAAIAGLLNHDFHEQIGNMAQNPYLFAGLKRMLVDHTRLSQTFFAPQSPADETRVNKAIEQHDAMISAIERRELTLATDLTLQHWDLSRDQLEKYVRPDPLPLDVISLKDRRHAL, from the coding sequence TTGTCAAAACACAAAAAATCTTTTTGCGAGGCTGATCTGCGAGCTCGCATTCTGACGCAAGCCATCCCGCCCGGCGCGGATCTCGATGAAGCAAGTCTGGCCGAGGAATACGGCATTTCCAGAACGCCGCTGCGCGAAGTTTTGCACCGCTTGGCGGGAGGTGGATTTGTGCGTCTCGAAGAGAACCGCGGGGCGAAGGTTGAATCCATGGATTTTGGAACACTGCGCGTGTTTTTTCAGACTGCGCCGCTGATTTATTGCTCTATCGCACGTCAAGCGGCAGAAAACCGATCCGCGCGACAAATTTTAAAACTCAAAGACATCCAACTTGAATTCTCAAAGGCCGCCAAGAACGGAGACGCAGCAATCGCGGGCCTGCTCAATCACGACTTTCACGAACAGATCGGGAATATGGCGCAGAACCCATATCTCTTCGCCGGGCTCAAACGCATGCTGGTTGATCACACACGTCTCAGCCAAACTTTTTTTGCACCGCAGTCTCCGGCAGATGAGACTCGCGTGAACAAAGCGATTGAACAGCATGATGCGATGATTTCGGCCATCGAAAGACGCGAGTTGACCTTGGCAACTGATTTGACACTTCAACACTGGGATCTGTCACGTGACCAGCTAGAGAAATACGTCCGACCGGATCCGCTTCCTTTGGATGTGATCTCGCTGAAAGACAGACGTCATGCACTTTGA
- the glyA gene encoding serine hydroxymethyltransferase — MNAPHRAPGFFTKSLAESDPEIFASITDELGRQRDEIELIASENIVSAAVLEAQGSIMTNKYAEGYPGRRYYGGCQFVDVAEELAIERACKLFQCGFANVQPNSGSQANQGVFQALLQPGDTILGMSLDAGGHLTHGAKPNQSGKWFNAIQYGVRKEDNLLDYDQVEALAKEHQPKMIIAGGSAIPRQIDFAKMRAIADMVGAYLHVDMAHFAGLVAAGEHPSPFPHAHVATTTTHKTLRGPRGGMILTNDEALAKKFNSAIFPGIQGGPLMHVIAGKAVAFGEALQPGFKDYIKQVILNAQALSDQLIKGGLDTITHGTDTHVLLVDLRPKGVKGNATEKALGRAHITCNKNGVPFDPEKPMVTSGIRLGSPAGTTRGFGEPEFRQIADWIIEVVDGLAANGEEGNAAVEAKVKADVKAMCARFPMYPNL; from the coding sequence ATGAATGCCCCGCACCGTGCCCCCGGCTTTTTCACCAAGTCGCTGGCTGAAAGCGATCCTGAAATTTTTGCCTCAATCACCGATGAGTTGGGGCGCCAGCGCGACGAGATCGAACTGATCGCATCTGAAAATATTGTATCTGCCGCTGTGCTCGAAGCGCAGGGGTCGATCATGACCAACAAATACGCCGAAGGATATCCCGGGCGTCGGTATTATGGTGGGTGCCAATTTGTCGATGTGGCCGAAGAACTGGCGATTGAGCGTGCGTGCAAGCTGTTTCAGTGCGGGTTTGCAAACGTGCAGCCCAATTCGGGGTCACAGGCAAACCAAGGTGTCTTTCAGGCGCTTTTGCAGCCGGGCGATACCATTCTGGGCATGTCCCTGGATGCGGGTGGCCACCTAACCCACGGCGCAAAGCCCAACCAGTCCGGTAAGTGGTTCAATGCCATTCAGTACGGTGTGCGCAAAGAAGACAATCTGCTCGATTATGATCAGGTCGAGGCTCTGGCGAAAGAGCATCAGCCCAAGATGATCATTGCGGGTGGTTCTGCCATCCCGCGCCAGATCGACTTTGCAAAAATGCGCGCAATTGCCGATATGGTCGGGGCCTATCTGCATGTCGACATGGCGCATTTTGCCGGCCTTGTTGCGGCTGGTGAGCACCCTTCCCCCTTTCCACACGCGCATGTGGCAACGACCACGACCCATAAGACATTACGCGGACCACGTGGCGGTATGATCCTGACCAACGACGAAGCGCTGGCCAAGAAATTCAATTCCGCCATTTTTCCGGGCATTCAAGGCGGCCCCCTGATGCATGTCATCGCAGGCAAAGCCGTGGCTTTCGGCGAAGCACTGCAGCCAGGGTTCAAAGACTACATCAAACAGGTCATCCTCAATGCTCAGGCCCTCAGCGATCAACTGATCAAGGGCGGTTTGGACACCATCACGCATGGCACGGATACGCATGTTCTGCTGGTGGATCTGCGACCCAAAGGCGTTAAGGGGAATGCCACCGAAAAGGCCTTGGGGCGCGCTCACATTACCTGCAACAAGAACGGCGTGCCGTTTGATCCTGAAAAACCAATGGTTACATCGGGAATTCGGCTGGGATCACCTGCGGGCACGACGCGCGGGTTCGGAGAGCCTGAATTCCGCCAGATCGCAGATTGGATCATCGAAGTCGTCGACGGGCTTGCGGCAAACGGTGAAGAAGGCAATGCAGCCGTGGAGGCTAAGGTAAAAGCAGACGTCAAAGCGATGTGTGCTCGTTTCCCGATGTACCCCAATCTCTGA
- a CDS encoding NAD kinase — translation MTPKIAFTASRAEVAQTARAALITRYGNVPLEDADIIVALGGDGFMLQTLHDVENLKKPVYGMNRGTIGFLMNTYSETDLPERLQAAEEAGLNPLSMTATRTDGSVTQALAINEVSLLRAGPQAAKLKITVDGRLRMQELVCDGALVSTPAGSTAYNYSAHGPIIPIGSEVLALTAMSAFRPRRWRGALLPKKAVVRFDVLEAEKRPVMAEADANSVMGVTSVEIRSDPSTVHRILFDPGHGLEERLINEQFT, via the coding sequence ATGACCCCTAAGATCGCATTTACCGCCAGCCGCGCCGAGGTGGCGCAGACGGCGCGTGCCGCATTGATCACGCGCTATGGAAATGTGCCACTTGAAGACGCAGACATTATTGTTGCTCTGGGGGGTGATGGTTTCATGCTGCAAACTTTGCATGATGTAGAAAACTTGAAAAAACCAGTTTATGGTATGAACCGAGGTACCATCGGGTTTTTGATGAATACCTATTCAGAAACGGATTTGCCGGAAAGACTTCAAGCCGCCGAGGAGGCGGGGCTCAACCCTCTCAGTATGACAGCAACCCGGACAGATGGATCTGTGACTCAAGCGCTCGCCATAAACGAGGTCTCTTTGTTGCGCGCAGGTCCACAGGCGGCGAAGCTGAAAATTACCGTAGATGGGCGGTTGCGGATGCAGGAACTGGTCTGTGACGGCGCGTTGGTCAGCACACCTGCCGGGTCGACGGCCTATAATTATTCAGCGCATGGCCCGATTATTCCCATTGGTTCGGAAGTGTTGGCGCTCACGGCCATGAGCGCTTTTCGCCCACGCCGCTGGCGTGGCGCCTTACTGCCGAAAAAGGCTGTGGTACGCTTTGACGTGCTGGAGGCGGAAAAGCGCCCCGTTATGGCTGAAGCCGATGCCAATTCGGTGATGGGGGTGACAAGCGTGGAAATCAGGTCAGATCCAAGTACGGTGCACCGTATTTTGTTCGATCCCGGTCATGGGCTTGAAGAACGCTTGATCAACGAGCAGTTTACGTGA
- a CDS encoding Coenzyme F420 hydrogenase/dehydrogenase, beta subunit C-terminal domain — MIQTPAIGPAEPRGLCTDCGVSRMKDAKACGRACQFIAPDYPRFETQVHGRARRHGDETFFGPFQAMYRAEMIAPKPGAQWTGITTSLGARLLETKEVEAVLTMVPDPADVWRPKPALITEPQDMAKARGMRMGYAPLLALLETAQAQGLTRLAVIGIPCQIYALRALEADLGLDRLFVIGTPCSDNTTTENFHHFLGLLEEDPASITYLEFRTDFKVELRYLDGRTRLIPFLSLPISDLPRDFFPLTCRSCVDYTNALADITVGYMGGQGEQWLIVRNARGAQMLETLAGDIRLSALGTAGKRAGAVRGFVANTERAAGGLPLRRMPDWLRPIVSWLQPRVGPRGLEFARARLEMKAAEAILHLRREAPAKMKNMIPQHVWAIAKPYGLTPQTGENDQKKK, encoded by the coding sequence GTGATCCAGACGCCCGCCATTGGACCCGCCGAACCGCGCGGGCTTTGCACGGATTGTGGCGTATCGCGGATGAAAGACGCCAAAGCCTGCGGACGGGCTTGTCAGTTCATTGCGCCGGATTACCCGCGTTTTGAAACCCAGGTGCACGGGCGCGCCCGACGACATGGGGACGAGACGTTCTTTGGACCTTTTCAGGCTATGTACCGCGCCGAGATGATCGCGCCCAAACCTGGCGCGCAATGGACCGGCATCACGACTTCGCTGGGCGCGCGGTTGTTGGAAACCAAAGAGGTTGAGGCCGTTTTGACCATGGTGCCGGACCCGGCAGACGTCTGGCGGCCCAAACCGGCGCTGATCACCGAACCGCAGGACATGGCCAAGGCGCGCGGCATGCGCATGGGATACGCGCCATTACTGGCACTTCTTGAAACGGCGCAGGCGCAGGGGCTAACACGTCTGGCTGTGATCGGAATCCCTTGTCAGATTTACGCCCTGCGTGCTTTGGAAGCCGACCTCGGCTTGGACCGGCTTTTCGTGATCGGGACGCCCTGCTCGGACAACACCACAACCGAAAATTTTCACCACTTTCTCGGCTTGTTGGAAGAAGACCCTGCTTCAATAACATATCTGGAATTTCGCACTGATTTCAAAGTCGAACTGCGCTATTTGGATGGTCGGACGCGCCTGATCCCCTTTTTGTCGCTGCCCATTTCAGACCTGCCCCGTGATTTCTTTCCACTGACCTGCCGCAGCTGTGTGGATTACACCAATGCATTGGCAGATATTACTGTTGGCTATATGGGAGGGCAGGGGGAACAATGGCTTATCGTGCGCAACGCGCGCGGTGCGCAGATGCTTGAAACCCTCGCAGGCGATATCAGACTGAGTGCGCTGGGCACAGCCGGCAAGCGCGCAGGCGCAGTACGCGGATTTGTTGCCAATACCGAAAGAGCGGCCGGCGGCCTGCCTTTGCGCCGGATGCCCGACTGGTTGCGCCCAATTGTCAGTTGGCTACAACCGCGTGTGGGTCCGCGTGGGCTTGAGTTTGCGCGCGCACGTCTGGAGATGAAGGCCGCCGAAGCGATCCTGCATTTGCGACGCGAAGCCCCGGCCAAGATGAAGAATATGATCCCCCAACATGTTTGGGCTATCGCAAAACCATATGGATTAACGCCCCAAACCGGCGAAAACGATCAGAAAAAGAAATAA
- a CDS encoding SCO family protein: protein MWRAALVFLVAGTAQAENPLPFDLGGPYALVDQYGDTRTQADPDGRAQLLFFGYANCQNICSAALPLMADVVDILNAEGISITPVMITVAPDQDRVETMGAPLAVVHEDFIGLTGDENALQTAYDAFSVEVEPLFQDPEYGWIYSHGSFVHLLDASGEMLTLLPPILDTDRTAEIVRAYLAPQG, encoded by the coding sequence ATGTGGCGCGCAGCACTGGTTTTTCTAGTCGCAGGAACAGCCCAGGCTGAAAACCCACTACCTTTTGACCTCGGTGGACCGTACGCACTGGTGGATCAATACGGCGACACGCGCACACAGGCTGACCCAGATGGCCGCGCGCAGCTTTTGTTTTTTGGCTATGCAAACTGCCAGAATATCTGTTCAGCGGCCCTGCCCCTCATGGCGGATGTTGTGGACATATTGAACGCCGAAGGAATTTCGATCACTCCGGTTATGATCACCGTCGCGCCGGATCAGGACCGCGTAGAGACAATGGGTGCGCCTTTGGCCGTTGTTCACGAAGACTTCATCGGCTTGACTGGGGATGAGAACGCGTTGCAAACGGCCTATGATGCTTTTTCCGTTGAAGTCGAACCGCTTTTTCAGGATCCGGAATACGGATGGATCTACTCGCATGGCAGCTTTGTGCATTTGCTCGACGCGTCAGGGGAAATGCTGACGCTCTTGCCACCTATTCTGGATACCGATCGCACGGCCGAGATCGTGCGCGCGTATCTGGCGCCGCAAGGTTAA
- a CDS encoding CsbD family protein: MNWDVIKGNWKQMSGQIQSKWGELTDDELDQVEGDREQLVGLIQERYGIAKDEAERQIDSFVAEAKSAA, encoded by the coding sequence ATGAACTGGGACGTAATTAAAGGCAACTGGAAGCAAATGTCCGGCCAAATTCAATCCAAATGGGGCGAATTGACCGACGACGAACTTGATCAGGTCGAGGGCGACCGCGAGCAGCTTGTGGGCCTCATTCAAGAGCGCTACGGCATTGCCAAAGACGAAGCGGAGCGGCAGATCGACAGTTTTGTTGCAGAGGCTAAATCGGCCGCTTGA
- a CDS encoding propionyl-CoA synthetase, whose product MGYKETYAASMADPETFWMNAAKAIHWTKAPSKALFDRGDDLYEWYADGLTNGCYNAVDRHVADGRGDQIAIIHDSPITDTKSSISYAELQTRVASLAGALVAQGVTKGDRVIIYMPMVPEALEAMLACARIGAVHSVVFGGFAANELAVRIDDCKPKAILAASCGLEPGRVIHYKPLLDGAIELANHKPQICLILQREQERADLKTGRDLDWHAAQEGVTPADCVPVEGNHPAYILYTSGTTGAPKGVVRPTGGHLVALNWTMKNIYQCDPGDVFWAASDVGWVVGHSYICYAPLIHGNTTIVFEGKPVGTPDAGTFWRVISEHKVRSFFTAPTAIRAVKREDPKGVERQKYDLSCLRALYLAGERADPDTIEWAGDILGVPVYDHWWQTETGYTIAGNPAGLEALPVKIGSPTVAMPGFDVQILDEAGHPQKPGELGAIAIKLPLPPGTLPTLWNAADRFRKSYLTAFPGYYETGDAGMIDSDGYLYIMARTDDVINVAGHRLSTGAMEEVLAAHPDVAECAVVGVSDQLKGQSPLGLLCLTKGVTRPHSEISSECVKLVREKIGPVAAFKNALVIDRLPKTRSGKILRATVVKIADNQDFKMPATIDDPAILDEIKVALQTIGYAQG is encoded by the coding sequence ATGGGCTACAAAGAAACATATGCTGCCAGCATGGCAGATCCGGAAACATTCTGGATGAATGCCGCAAAAGCGATCCACTGGACCAAAGCTCCCAGCAAGGCACTCTTTGATCGCGGCGATGATCTTTACGAATGGTATGCTGATGGGTTGACCAATGGGTGTTACAACGCTGTAGATCGCCATGTCGCAGATGGGCGCGGCGACCAGATCGCCATTATCCATGACAGCCCGATCACAGACACCAAATCCAGCATTTCTTATGCCGAATTGCAAACGCGTGTCGCCTCACTGGCCGGGGCGCTCGTCGCGCAAGGCGTGACCAAAGGCGACCGTGTCATCATCTATATGCCAATGGTGCCGGAAGCGCTGGAAGCGATGCTCGCTTGTGCGCGCATCGGCGCCGTGCATTCGGTCGTCTTCGGCGGTTTTGCGGCGAATGAGCTGGCCGTTCGTATAGACGATTGCAAACCAAAGGCGATCCTTGCCGCTTCCTGCGGGCTGGAACCGGGGCGTGTGATCCACTACAAACCCCTGCTGGACGGCGCAATTGAACTTGCCAATCACAAACCACAGATCTGTCTGATCCTCCAACGGGAGCAGGAGCGCGCCGATCTGAAAACCGGGCGCGATCTCGACTGGCATGCAGCACAAGAAGGCGTGACCCCTGCCGATTGCGTACCCGTCGAGGGCAATCATCCAGCCTATATCCTTTATACGTCTGGCACCACAGGCGCGCCAAAAGGTGTGGTGCGCCCGACAGGCGGGCATCTGGTAGCGTTGAACTGGACGATGAAAAACATCTACCAATGCGATCCGGGTGACGTCTTTTGGGCGGCTTCCGATGTGGGCTGGGTCGTGGGTCACAGTTACATCTGTTACGCGCCGTTGATCCATGGAAACACCACGATTGTGTTTGAGGGCAAGCCAGTCGGCACGCCGGACGCAGGCACGTTCTGGCGGGTGATTTCCGAGCATAAAGTGCGCAGTTTCTTTACCGCGCCAACTGCAATCCGTGCGGTTAAACGCGAAGATCCAAAGGGGGTCGAACGCCAGAAATATGACCTTTCCTGCCTGCGCGCTCTCTATCTTGCAGGGGAGCGCGCAGACCCGGATACAATTGAGTGGGCCGGCGATATTCTTGGTGTTCCCGTCTATGATCACTGGTGGCAAACCGAGACGGGCTACACAATCGCAGGCAACCCTGCCGGTCTTGAAGCTTTGCCTGTCAAAATCGGCTCTCCGACCGTGGCCATGCCGGGGTTTGATGTGCAAATTCTGGACGAAGCAGGACATCCGCAAAAACCCGGTGAATTGGGCGCGATCGCCATCAAGCTGCCTTTGCCGCCAGGTACGTTGCCAACACTCTGGAATGCAGCCGACAGGTTTCGCAAAAGCTATCTGACTGCATTTCCGGGGTATTATGAAACCGGCGACGCCGGCATGATCGACTCAGACGGGTATCTATATATCATGGCGCGCACGGATGACGTGATCAACGTGGCCGGGCATAGATTGAGCACAGGCGCGATGGAGGAGGTGCTCGCAGCACATCCCGACGTCGCGGAATGCGCGGTGGTCGGCGTTTCAGATCAGCTAAAAGGGCAATCGCCACTGGGTCTTTTGTGCCTCACAAAGGGTGTAACCCGCCCCCATTCTGAAATATCGTCAGAATGCGTGAAACTCGTGCGTGAAAAGATCGGGCCTGTGGCGGCGTTTAAGAACGCGCTTGTGATAGATCGCTTACCGAAAACAAGATCTGGCAAAATTCTGCGGGCAACCGTGGTCAAGATCGCTGACAATCAAGACTTCAAAATGCCCGCCACCATCGACGATCCTGCCATTCTGGACGAGATCAAGGTGGCGCTGCAAACGATTGGCTATGCGCAGGGATAG
- a CDS encoding NADP-dependent malic enzyme, with translation MTESKNLRQAALDYHEFPKPGKLEIRATKPLANGRDLARAYSPGVAEACLEIKDDPSSAARYTSRGNLVGVVSNGSAVLGLGNIGALASKPVMEGKAVLFKKFAGIDCFDIEVDETDPEKLADIVCALGPTFGAINLEDIKAPDCFTVERLCRERMNIPVFHDDQHGTAIVVGAAVTNALYVANKKFDDIKIVSTGGGAAGIACLNMLLKLGVKRENVWLCDIHGLVYEGREIDMNPSKSEFAQASDLRSLDQVIPGADLFLGLSGPGVLKPEMISQMADPPIVFALANPTPEILPDLVREVAPNAIIATGRSDFPNQVNNVLCFPFIFRGALDVGATTINDHMEIACIDGIAELARATTSAEAAAAYQGEQLTFGAEYLIPKPFDPRLVGVVSSAVARAAMETGVATRPIDDLDAYRQKLDGSVFKSALLMRPVFQAARAAPRKIVFAESEDERVLRCAQAVLEETTEKPILIGRPDVIETRIARAGLTIRLGKDVDLVNPENDPRYRDYWETYHELMARRGATPDIARAIMRTNTTAIGAVMVQRQEADSLICGTFGEFGWHLNYLQQILGRDGLKPDGALSMMILEDGPLFVADTQVHLHPDPEQIAKIAIGAARHVRRFGIEPKVAFCSQSQFGNQGEGTGGRLRAAIRLLDAQGHDFCYEGEMNIDTALDADLRARVMPSNRMEGPANVLVFAHADAASGVRNILKMKGGGLEVGPILMGMGNKAHIVSPSITARGLLNMSAIAGTPVDHYG, from the coding sequence ATGACTGAATCCAAGAATTTGAGGCAAGCCGCGCTTGACTATCACGAATTCCCAAAGCCAGGAAAACTGGAAATCCGCGCGACAAAACCGCTGGCGAACGGTAGAGATCTGGCGCGCGCATATTCCCCGGGCGTGGCAGAAGCCTGTCTTGAGATCAAGGACGACCCGTCGAGCGCTGCACGTTACACTTCACGCGGTAACCTGGTCGGCGTGGTCAGCAACGGATCAGCCGTACTGGGCCTCGGCAACATCGGTGCGCTCGCCTCCAAACCGGTCATGGAAGGCAAAGCCGTTCTGTTCAAGAAGTTCGCAGGGATCGACTGTTTTGACATCGAAGTCGACGAAACCGACCCCGAGAAGCTAGCAGATATCGTCTGTGCCCTCGGTCCGACATTTGGCGCGATCAACCTCGAAGACATCAAGGCCCCCGATTGTTTCACTGTCGAACGGCTTTGTCGCGAGCGAATGAATATCCCGGTTTTTCATGACGATCAGCACGGAACCGCCATCGTTGTCGGAGCAGCGGTCACGAATGCCCTATATGTTGCAAACAAGAAATTCGACGACATAAAAATCGTCTCAACCGGCGGCGGGGCGGCTGGCATCGCGTGCCTCAACATGCTGCTGAAATTGGGCGTAAAACGTGAAAATGTCTGGCTGTGTGACATTCACGGGCTTGTTTATGAAGGCCGTGAGATCGATATGAACCCCAGCAAATCCGAGTTTGCGCAAGCTTCTGATTTGCGCAGCCTGGATCAGGTGATACCGGGGGCGGATCTCTTTCTGGGGCTGTCGGGCCCCGGCGTATTGAAGCCTGAAATGATATCACAAATGGCAGACCCTCCGATCGTTTTCGCGTTGGCCAATCCGACGCCGGAAATCCTGCCTGATCTCGTACGAGAGGTCGCGCCAAACGCAATTATTGCGACGGGACGGTCTGATTTCCCCAATCAGGTCAACAACGTGCTGTGTTTTCCGTTCATCTTTCGCGGTGCGTTGGATGTGGGGGCGACAACGATCAATGATCATATGGAAATCGCTTGCATCGATGGGATTGCCGAACTGGCCCGCGCGACAACATCTGCCGAAGCTGCCGCCGCCTATCAGGGTGAACAACTGACATTCGGCGCGGAATACCTCATTCCCAAACCCTTCGATCCACGTCTGGTGGGGGTAGTTTCCTCCGCCGTGGCACGCGCGGCGATGGAAACAGGCGTTGCAACGCGACCAATTGACGATCTTGACGCGTATCGCCAGAAACTGGACGGCTCAGTATTCAAATCCGCGCTGCTGATGCGCCCGGTTTTCCAGGCTGCGCGGGCCGCCCCGCGAAAAATTGTCTTTGCGGAGAGCGAAGACGAACGCGTATTGCGTTGCGCACAGGCGGTGCTTGAGGAGACAACGGAAAAGCCAATCCTGATCGGTCGCCCTGATGTCATAGAAACCCGTATTGCGCGGGCGGGATTAACCATTCGTCTGGGCAAGGATGTTGATCTGGTGAACCCGGAAAACGACCCCCGCTACCGTGATTATTGGGAAACCTACCATGAATTAATGGCACGCCGGGGCGCTACACCAGATATTGCGCGCGCAATCATGCGCACCAATACGACCGCCATCGGCGCGGTCATGGTACAGCGGCAGGAAGCCGACAGCCTGATTTGCGGCACATTTGGGGAATTCGGCTGGCATCTCAATTATCTGCAACAGATCCTTGGACGGGATGGGCTCAAGCCTGATGGCGCATTGTCCATGATGATCCTCGAAGACGGTCCTCTTTTCGTCGCGGATACCCAAGTGCATCTACATCCTGATCCTGAACAGATCGCAAAAATCGCCATCGGTGCTGCCCGACATGTGCGTCGCTTTGGGATCGAACCCAAAGTTGCCTTCTGCTCGCAATCTCAGTTTGGCAATCAAGGTGAAGGAACCGGGGGGCGCCTGCGCGCGGCCATCCGACTGCTGGACGCACAGGGGCATGACTTTTGTTATGAAGGTGAAATGAACATCGACACCGCCCTCGATGCAGATCTGCGCGCCCGTGTTATGCCGTCCAATCGCATGGAAGGACCGGCCAATGTACTGGTTTTTGCCCATGCTGACGCTGCCTCTGGGGTGCGAAATATCCTGAAAATGAAGGGCGGTGGGCTTGAAGTCGGACCCATTTTGATGGGCATGGGGAACAAGGCACACATCGTATCGCCCTCCATCACGGCGCGCGGACTTCTTAACATGTCGGCGATAGCGGGCACTCCTGTGGATCACTATGGTTGA